The genomic region TGACCCTGCAGCCAGGTAACGAGGATTGGTACAATCCTAGAATgcacaaaaacaacaacaaaccaagtGCAAGGAAATCAATGCAAGAAAGCCATACCCATGGAAATCAACACACCTTTCCCCTGACACATGCACATGCTATCAGCAAGGGAAAACACCGTATACCTGCTGATTTCTGACCCTCAGTCATTTAAGTGAAAAGGCCAACTTCTGTTCTGTTAATCAACCACAGAATTCTAAATACCCTGCTATGCACTTCACATCTTCCTTCTGCCACCAGCTATGCAGTCAGCTAATAATTCATACAGCCTACACAAGAGAtaatgcatgtgtgtgtatatacaagCATTCACACAGCACATGTGTActtttatacatttatacatgctatatacacacatatataaagTTATATTGATGTTTCATTCAATGATAGTCTGTTAGAACTAAGAATAGGGAAAACTAAACTCCAGACCACCAATTCTAAGTTTCAGTGACCTTATCTACCACTGCCTATACATCCCTATAATGAGACAAAGACAACCATTTCACCAAGGAAACGACTCAGACAATCAAAATTACTCCGACATTGCTGAGAAAATCTCAAAAACGTCAATTTTTGTAACACCATCTTTACTTactaaaaatcagaaacagttccatataaaagaaaaaaaaagaaaacccaacactGGTAACAAGGATACCAACCAAATTTATCTCTTCAGCATTGAAATCTTCAGCCAAGAAAGCTGTTCTGGTCAAAACTTCATTCCGCTTAGTTTCTGGGATCTGATCCAGTTTTGTTCCTATTACCAGCAGTGGAATCTGGTTATCAGCAAACTGTTCACGGTCATAGTCACTGATGAGGGAAATAAATACAATTCTGAATGAAGCAATGGCAATGCAAGTGGCCTGTATCTGTAAATTAAGGAAGGGCCTCTGCATCTAAGTCACTAAAGAgggactgaaaaagaaaagaaaccacatGATCTGGATTTCTTCTCAGCACAGAGGAACCACTGTGTGGTTCATAAATGCTaacacaaggaggaaaaaaataggaattcCAGTATTGTACCAAGTGTATGCAGTCACCAGAGACACATAAAAGAGCTGATACCTCTGAACATACTCCTCATGTATATATACTTTCTAAGGAGAGGcaatgaaataaataacaacTGTGAAACACTACCCCTTCCTATCTTTGATCAAAGAGGACTACAACAACAGTTCTGTGATGGCAAGTTACTAGGTCTTATAAATTCAAGTAAAGTTACTCTCTACAAGCTGAATTCCAACAAGCTTGAGTTCCAGTTCAGATATGAATAATGATCAAATATAGCctttatataataaataatattataattGAATGTCATCACAAATCCAAGATAATTCCTCTCAGCTAGCATAATCACTTGTCTTTCATTTTGACCTGAATCAAGATTTCTAGAAAGTAATTTTAGAACCAACAGCAACAACTTAACCTAGCAATTGCTAGTGGCTGAGCAACTGTCCCTGACAGCATTTAAGCTTTTGAAAACTATAGCAATCATGAAGAACCAGTATATAGAAAAACTGGAGAAATCTTCTCTTTTTATAATACAaaccctctttctcttttcccatgtTTCTATAGAACAGGCAGATAAACAATTGATATTCTTCCCACAAAAAGCTTCTTATAGTTTCCCTGATAATGTATGACCTTTATCAGTgactttaaaacttttttgaGTACATGTGTAACAGGAGTACGGAGATACAGGAAGAAACACTTGACACTATGCCGGAAAGCCAATTAGGATTATGCTGTTTAAGAAGCATTTTctaaccaattttttttaagcacgCTCCTGAAATAATCCCCACACTGCCCAAACCAAAAATCAGCCTTCAGGGAAAGCCTTTTGCAACAGCAACACGCTGCCCCATGACACTTCTGGACAAGGGCTTTGCAAGTCTCAGTACAGACACACAAATTTGCAGGTGCCAGGGAATGGACCCAGTCTCACAGAGACAAAGGACACGATCAACATCTCTTCCCTTAAAGTAAGGCCTCTGCCATACAGTTTAGGAATCTACTGGCAGAATGGCCTGATTGGCAGTGCAAACCAAAATGAGCAGTAATTTTCTTTGATACAccctattttttctttcttttttgaaagtCTAGCCACATCTATTTTCACATGAACAGCAGAAAGCCTTAGGGATGACAGCTTGGAATTATTGTGTCTTAACCCTGCACACGTGCTTTTCACTCACCCATTTGTCACAAGAACTCCTGTTGGAGCCACATCTCTGTTGAGTGCTTCCAAAGACCAGCGATAGAGATTCTGGGATGATTTCTTGTTGGTTAAGTCATGCACTAAAATTATCcctaaagcaaaagaaaaggcatttaaGATGTTATTTAAtgacatattttttctttatcttacCAAAACAACATCCGCAGGTTTCCAGATATCTGAGAATGAAGAAAGGGATGTCTAACCACTTCAGTTACAGTGAATGAGTAAAGCTGAAAATATCAGGATGCAACAGGGTTTTTAAAGCTGCTTATCAGGAACTGGATAAAAGCTAAGAGAAAAACCTCATGAAAGGAGTAAACAAACAGCTGCCTCAGGTTTTAATCTGCAAGCAGCTTGCAGGCATTTCCTGATTCTGCTCTAAGTCCTGATGATATTGAAAATTACAGCAGAGAATTTAGCTTTTGTCTGTTCTGCCTAGCTGGTAAACATAACTACCTTTCTGTCACATCATCTAAGAAGTCTAAAGgctattcctttttttcaaagagattAGACAGTGCCattgcttttctgcagtttcaAGAACTAATGCTACATTCTTGGGGAAGTACAAACTTTCACAGTCCACCAGATGGCTGGTAGAAACATGAATTTAATGATATTTCATGTATTTAAGATCAAGCTGCTAGCATTTTCATTACCGTGATTCTTCAGAATGCAAATTCTGAGATATAAAAAGAGGCAGCCAAATTTCCTAGCTGTGCTATTAACAGACACCCACTTCTGATAACCATAGCTCCTAACTCAATTACCAGCTCCTGCTAGCaaatttcttccatttattgACACCTCCTGCAACCTGTGGAATGTTCCCACTTCCTCCAGCCTTCATTAAATCAAAGATATTATAGGAATTATACCTCTTATCTTCATCAGTATTAATTCTCTGCACACTTCACAGCCTACAGGTGGAGAAAATTTACTGATTTAATCTTCAACCTAAACTCCCAAAGGTGCAACCCACTGCACACGCTACAAACTGCATTTCCACAAACATTTTCACAAACTATCCTACATGACTGTGCACAAACTCTCCCGTGAGAGTTCCAACACATCACAACCATAGCCCCATTTCAAAGGATTTACAGCAGTAAcaggataaaaaagaaatttaactGCATGTCCACCCCCaccagagggagaaaaaaatctgacatgATATAACTTGGCCTGCAGCAACAGAATCAGAGACAGTGCTGCATCATCTGTGAAAAACACTCTCCACTCCCAGACACTCTACCTTGGTTGCATTTTTGATTGGTCATCTCCCTTATCTGCTTCACCTAAAGCCTACAGTTAGTTGCACCAGCAGAAAAAGACTTGTGTCAACACCAAAAAAGGACAGGCAGGACCAATGACCACTCAAGGAAATGTTCCAGTCCCCCCCCCCAAAGGTCTGCAATCCACAGCCTTACTTGTCCAGTCACTGTCCTAGACTATCACAGTCCATGCCATCAGACAAGGTGACCCCAAAGCAGATCTACAATCAAACCAGGACCAAAGATTAACTGCCTTTTGATCTCACTTTTTTCAGACCACTGCAAGCCTAGAAAGCACAGTCAGGCAGAAGAAACTAATTCATCTTCTCTTCTTAAGTCAGGTTGCAGAGAGGCAATTTTTGAGACAAGCTCtaatgaagaaattaatctAATGAAAGAAACCAGAGCCAAGGCTTACTACCAAAGTCAACAGTTTTTATATGCAAGCTGCTTAATAATATATTTTGGGCAGAGGAGATAAATAACTCTGTTTTAATATGTCATCAGTTACAATTCAGACACCTAAGTTCAATATTTCATCTCCTAATGGGCTATTGTAGGATATAGCCAACTCTGCTCCATAACCATTGCCATGCTGTAGATTTCCTGtcaaaaagaaatcaattttttttcatataccAAAGAGGCTTACTTTGAGGGCAGAACTCAACTCAAACTTCATTTACAGAGGTCTGGTTAACAATGTAAGCAAGAAGGTACAGGTTTGCTACtgcaaaaggaggaagaaataacCAGTCAAATAATCACATAGCAAAAATGTTTATTGTATGGCTTAATACATTATTGAAATGGACACAAATGGCTGGGAACAAGAAATGAGAATGGAACAGAACATTTGAGATAGAATTTCAGGTGCAGTAATTAATCTGGTATATATCTGCTTTTAGTGAACTATCCTTGGATGCCAAAAAGTAACAACTGAAATACTGCATTGTTATGTGTATAATCACTTATTTGCTCTTATTAGTGCTGCAGATGAACTACCAGGCCTTTAAGTCAGTATCTCAACAGAAGTCATAAATTTTCACTTTCTATCTACAGCAAGTTGCAAGATTCAATTATTGAAAATAATGTGGCAAATTAAATGAGCAGAGGCAAGATGATTATCAGTATATTGTAATTTTATGGGTGATCAGCTCAAATTTGCCAGGGTAGGATATAACTATCAAAGTTCATAtaaattcaaataattatttcccTGCTGTAGGTTTTGGAACTGAACtggcaaaaaaatataaattgtatTTCTGCATGTCTATCAGGCCTGGGAAGATGAAGGCAACCTTTGTGTCTGCTTGCATTGCTGGAAGGGATGCCACTGCAACTTCAAAGGCTCCCTGGTGTGCCAGCTGCAGAAGACTTAAAGTGAAAGGCTGATAAAGCTCATCTGCACAGGTTTGCCTAAAACAGCTTTCCAGTTCAAGCCTGAATCCATAAAATTCTGCCTAGGAATggtgtcagatttttttcctgtataaatGCACCAGAATCAGAAAAGAGACTAATATAGAACTCTATCCTGCCccagaacaaaagagaaaagctcgtaacagaaacaaaaacaaatcttCACCAAAACCAGATTTACACCAATCCAACTTACCATTCAGCATGTTATAAAAAACTGCTCGTGTGCTTTTCACGCTAGTGGCACTGCCCACTGAGCCTCCAACATCCCACAGCTCAATGTAGTATGTCTTCTCTTCTGGAGTCCCTTCTTTGTAGTCATGGATCTGATGAAAAATTCACATTTGTAAACCCAGCACCAGGTCACAGGAGTTAACCCACACAACACGTCCACATTCAGTTGAAAGGATTACTTGGATAGaaatttgtaaatttttgtGACGACAACATTTCAAGTCTCTCGGGTAAGAGATGGAATGAGTCAAGCGCTCACCACACCTCTTAAATGAGATGAAGCTTGGTGAGCCAGCAGGGAGTATCCTTTCCACCTCAGTATTAACAAACCTAGTACCTCATGATGTGCTAAGAAATAGGATGttgcaaaagcaaatgaaaaagtaaGGTCATGACTTCTTACAGTTGTTAAAATGCATGTGGCAGTAATGCAAGAATATTAATACAGATGACCAAACTGGATTCAAACTGACTacatctttttcctctccaaattCTCATTGctatttaatctgaaaaaatcAATTGACAAATtctgtccctggctctgctccacaAACAGGCTATGTTTTTGTCCACATTTTAGAAATATACTCCTAACCTATGGTGATGCATTTCAAAGAGAATGCAGCAAAGtatgaagaaggaagaaagcatTTATCACTGTCCCATGAAGATTGTAGGTTGGGTCAAAAATGTGTTAGATGAACATCCTCATTGCTCTGGCAGTATATCCTGCAATGAGCAGACAGGAGGAGAAGCAACCCTATGGTCCAGGTCAGTACCCTCacattaaacaaataaattgtTATTGCCTCATTATTTGGCTGACCACTTAGCTGTGCATTAATTTTGTTCAGGGAAGCGTGCTTTACATTCTGAGCCTTCTGACTTAAAACTGGCTGCCCCACGCCTTGTCACCCACAAGTGGCCACTGCAGTAAGGAGAGAGGTGAATGACAATTATCGTGTCTTATTTTGACAACCTTGTAAGGTCAAAACTTGCTCAAACAAGAGCTTGGTTCCTATTTAATACCGTATGTTTCCCAAGATCATGTGCTcagcaaaacactgaaacacACCTTTCCGGGGGGGTaagtaatgaaaagaaaaaataaagtgtgaGGGTCCCTCTCTTCCCTTATGCTTTATTCTCAGACTAAGAGATCGTATGTGCTACCTACTCGCACATCCACCGAGCAGCCCACTGTCCAGGACGGGTTTCCCAACACCTGGTTTTGGCACAGGAGATGAACGAGCGAAGACTTTCCGACACCTGCAAGCGCACATGGAGGACAACTCCTGAGAGGTGACACAAGGGAAAGTAAAAAGGCCCAGAGGTGAGGGGCGGAAGCACGACCTGACAGTCCCACCGCCACAGGTCAgtgggaagggaaatgggaaggggaaatgggaagagaagggagtgaaaggggagggggagaaggagaggaggggagtggaggggcagggcagggcagcgCAGGGAAGCGAAGGTCCCCTGCAAGGTTCAGGCCCATGGTAGGCGCCGGGAGATTAACAGATCCTCCGGGAGACTCAGCTCATGGACCCGAGGGTCCCGCCGGGTATTTTCCAGTTAAGGGCGGGAGAAcggggaggagatggggaggcGGTGGGAAGGTGACGGGGTGGAAAAGGTGGAGCGGACGGGCCGAGGAAAAGGGGGCACCGCGCATGCGCCGTTCGGCACTTCCCGAGGAGACCCCGAGAAAAGAtggggggggtgttggttgtGGGGCGTCCCCCTCCCTCGCTGTGCGTGCGCGTATTCGTTGGGGAGTGTCGGGGGGAGGGACACTCACCGGAGTCGCCCAACACCAGCACCTTGACCCTGTCCAAAGCCGCCATCTTACTCTCCCTAGCAACGAACCCGCGGGCGGCCCCCTCCTCCCGGCGCCGCCAATCGCGGCTGACGCTGACCCGACCTTCCCGCGGCTCATTGGCTGCCTGCTCAGCAGCCGGGGGGGCGGGGGAGGAAACGGGGGGCGGGGAAACGGGGACGCTTTCGTTTGTGATTGGTTGAAATCTCTCTGAGGCGGGACGGCGGCGGAGTTGTGGGCGGGGCGGGAGCCGTGTGGGGGACGCGATTGGCTGCTTTTCCTGTCGCTCTCCGCGGGGATTGCGCGTCGGGCCCCGAGGAGCTGCGACCCGGCGGTGGCGGCGCGGTGCGCGCGCGCGGGATTGTGACGCGCCCTCGCGGAGCCGCCGGAAGCACCGCCCGGAGCGGGGAGAGCTGGAAGCGGCGGCAGGTCAGTGCCGGCCCCGGGGGTGGGGGCACAGCGGAcccccctctttctcccccgCCGCCCCTCAC from Heliangelus exortis chromosome 1, bHelExo1.hap1, whole genome shotgun sequence harbors:
- the RABL3 gene encoding rab-like protein 3 isoform X2, whose product is MAALDRVKVLVLGDSGVGKSSLVHLLCQNQVLGNPSWTVGCSVDVRIHDYKEGTPEEKTYYIELWDVGGSVGSATSVKSTRAVFYNMLNGIILVHDLTNKKSSQNLYRWSLEALNRDVAPTGVLVTNGDYDREQFADNQIPLLVIGTKLDQIPETKRNEVLTRTAFLAEDFNAEEINLDCTNPRYLAAGSSNAVKLSRFFDKIPGFSERKRFGGGTLKSLHYD
- the RABL3 gene encoding rab-like protein 3 isoform X1, with the protein product MAALDRVKVLVLGDSGVGKSSLVHLLCQNQVLGNPSWTVGCSVDVRIHDYKEGTPEEKTYYIELWDVGGSVGSATSVKSTRAVFYNMLNGIILVHDLTNKKSSQNLYRWSLEALNRDVAPTGVLVTNGDYDREQFADNQIPLLVIGTKLDQIPETKRNEVLTRTAFLAEDFNAEEINLDCTNPRYLAAGSSNAVKLSRFFDKVIEKRYFLRDGNQIPGFSERKRFGGGTLKSLHYD